In Hypomesus transpacificus isolate Combined female chromosome 4, fHypTra1, whole genome shotgun sequence, the following are encoded in one genomic region:
- the anxa14 gene encoding annexin A2 isoform X1 gives MDSIFLTSSDMSWGSLGTVRSYSNFHADRDALEIQTALEQKDANNLVRILTNRSNAQRQQILEVYQSITEKAQDLVAGVKKAVSGDLATLLLGLMMTPLHFQAHRLRMAMEGLGTDEETLLEILCTTSSQQLKDISAAYNTMFQKDLEKDLKGESSGDFTKLLMALLRREESVGGLQTDTEALSQALDAKKADPWIAILTTRNPDHLNKVLNRLESEREQMVDEALQKRFSGDLRLGLQTLVCCIRNPHLYLAQRLENMKTAVVQGVMVTHCEEDLLCVRAAFLRKTGTSLYTALQKPFTGEHLQALLGICRSED, from the exons ATGGACTCAATATTTCTGACATCTTCT GATATGTCCTGGGGTTCCCTGGGGACCGTGAGGTCCTACTCAAACTTCCACGCTGACAGGGACGCGCTGGAGATCCAAACCGCCCTGGAGCAGAAAG ATGCCAACAACCTGGTCCGAATCTTGACTAACAGGAGCAATGCCCAGAGGCAGCAGATCTTGGAAGTTTACCAGTCCATCACTGAGAAG gccCAGGACTTGGTTGCTGGGGTGAAGAAGGCTGTGTCTGGAGACCTGGCCACTCTGCTGCTGGGCCTCATGATGACCCCTCTGCACTTCCAGGCTCACCGCTTACGCATGGCAatggag ggCTTGGGCACAGATGAGGAAACTCTGCTGGAAATCCTGTGCACCACATCCAGTCAGCAGCTCAAAGACATCTCTGCTGCTTACAACACCA TGTTCCAGAAAGATCTGGAGAAGGATCTGAAGGGAGAGAGCAGTGGTGACTTCACCAAGCTGCTCATGGCTCTGCTCAGG agagaggaaagtgtTGGTGGactacaaacagacacagag GCTCTCTCTCAAGCTCTTGATGCTAAGAAGGCAGACCCCTGGATTGCCATATTGACTACTAGAAACCCAGACCACCTCAATAAAG tgttgaACAGGCTGGAAAGTGAGAGGGAACAAATGGTGGATGAAGCTCTTCAGAAACGGTTCAGTGGTGACCTGAGACTGGGCCTGCAAACATTAG TGTGCTGCATAAGAAATCCTCATCTGTACCTAGCCCAAAGACTGGAGAATATGAAG ACTGCCGTGGTACAGGGGGTGATGGTGACCCACTGTGAGGAggacctgctgtgtgtgagagcagcctTCCTCAGGAAGACCGGCACCTCGCTCTACACCGCCCTGCAG AAACCATTCACAGGGGAGCACCTGCAGGCTCTGCTGGGTATCTGTCGATCTGAGGACTAA
- the anxa14 gene encoding annexin A2 isoform X2 — MDSIFLTSSDMSWGSLGTVRSYSNFHADRDALEIQTALEQKDANNLVRILTNRSNAQRQQILEVYQSITEKDLVAGVKKAVSGDLATLLLGLMMTPLHFQAHRLRMAMEGLGTDEETLLEILCTTSSQQLKDISAAYNTMFQKDLEKDLKGESSGDFTKLLMALLRREESVGGLQTDTEALSQALDAKKADPWIAILTTRNPDHLNKVLNRLESEREQMVDEALQKRFSGDLRLGLQTLVCCIRNPHLYLAQRLENMKTAVVQGVMVTHCEEDLLCVRAAFLRKTGTSLYTALQKPFTGEHLQALLGICRSED, encoded by the exons ATGGACTCAATATTTCTGACATCTTCT GATATGTCCTGGGGTTCCCTGGGGACCGTGAGGTCCTACTCAAACTTCCACGCTGACAGGGACGCGCTGGAGATCCAAACCGCCCTGGAGCAGAAAG ATGCCAACAACCTGGTCCGAATCTTGACTAACAGGAGCAATGCCCAGAGGCAGCAGATCTTGGAAGTTTACCAGTCCATCACTGAGAAG GACTTGGTTGCTGGGGTGAAGAAGGCTGTGTCTGGAGACCTGGCCACTCTGCTGCTGGGCCTCATGATGACCCCTCTGCACTTCCAGGCTCACCGCTTACGCATGGCAatggag ggCTTGGGCACAGATGAGGAAACTCTGCTGGAAATCCTGTGCACCACATCCAGTCAGCAGCTCAAAGACATCTCTGCTGCTTACAACACCA TGTTCCAGAAAGATCTGGAGAAGGATCTGAAGGGAGAGAGCAGTGGTGACTTCACCAAGCTGCTCATGGCTCTGCTCAGG agagaggaaagtgtTGGTGGactacaaacagacacagag GCTCTCTCTCAAGCTCTTGATGCTAAGAAGGCAGACCCCTGGATTGCCATATTGACTACTAGAAACCCAGACCACCTCAATAAAG tgttgaACAGGCTGGAAAGTGAGAGGGAACAAATGGTGGATGAAGCTCTTCAGAAACGGTTCAGTGGTGACCTGAGACTGGGCCTGCAAACATTAG TGTGCTGCATAAGAAATCCTCATCTGTACCTAGCCCAAAGACTGGAGAATATGAAG ACTGCCGTGGTACAGGGGGTGATGGTGACCCACTGTGAGGAggacctgctgtgtgtgagagcagcctTCCTCAGGAAGACCGGCACCTCGCTCTACACCGCCCTGCAG AAACCATTCACAGGGGAGCACCTGCAGGCTCTGCTGGGTATCTGTCGATCTGAGGACTAA
- the LOC124467383 gene encoding cell wall protein DAN4-like, with amino-acid sequence MWSFVLLAFVTLLPRTVDVETATVTSNVTVTPDQTLTNTTTPPTNHSTQTTSVSFTSVNSTTLHQSTGVTPGRSNATTETFNSSVTQSPNTTTAVIGTPTISTNATQSTTTTTTGHSNTPSSQASLSPSTGLDPTIKTEDPPFLTTQPYTGGSCALLGSLYLVWAPLLSVLHLMLM; translated from the exons ATGTGGAGCTTTGTCCTGCTAGCCTTTGTGACCTTGTTGCCAAGAACTGTGGATGTGGAG ACTGCGACTGTGACCTCCAACGTCACTGTGACTCCAGATCAGACCCTTACAAACACGACCACACCTCCAACGAACCACTCCACACAGACCACCAGTGTCTCCTTTACCTCAGTCAACAGCACCACTCTCCATCAATCAACTGGAGTCACACCCGGCAGAAGCAACGCTACCACGGAAACCTTCAACAGCAGCGTGACTCAATCCCCCAATACAACCACAGCAGTTATAGGAACTCCCACCATCAGTACCAATGCCACTcaatccaccaccaccaccaccactggcCACTCCAATACCCCCTCCTCCCAAGCTTCCCTTTCCCCAAGCACTGGACTCGACCCGACGATCAAAACAGAGGACCCTCCCTTTCTTACAACCCAGCCGTACACTGGGGGCAGCTGTGCCCTTCTGGGGTCCCTGTACCTCGTCTGGGCTCCTCTGCTCTCCGTCCTCCACCTGATGCTGATGTAG